GGTCACCACGGCAGCTCCTCATCAGCGCGTCTGAGCGCCGCACGTTCCTGTTCGGCGCTCCCACCCCGCGTTCAGTCACGGATGGAACCGCCACCGCCCTTCAGAGACGACATCCACCTTGCCGTCCCTGACGCGAACGGCCGTGTCGTCGTCGAGGAAATAGATCGGGAAGTCCGCCCCCGCAACGATGCGGTCCGCCCAGGCGTCGTCCCGCTCGGGGAAATCCGGCGAGTACAGGTGGGGCTTGAGATACCAGTCGAAGAGGCCGAACGGCGGCTCCACGGTTGTCGCACCGAGTACGTGGAGGTCCGCGCTGTCCCCGATCACGTCGGCGGAGTGCCCGGTGAGATTGCGGCTGAAGATCATCGATCCTGCGCTCATCCCCACGTAGACCCGGCTCTCCAGGGCCTCCAGGAGACCGTCGGCCAGGCCGTTGCCCGTGATGCTGCGTGCGAGGTGGTAGTGATTGCCGCCCTCGACGTAGATGACGTCGGCGTGGAGGAGCCGGTCGAGCACCAACTGCCGCGGCAGGCCGTTCAGCTCCAGGACGTCGAACTCACGCCAGCCGAGGCCATGCAGCCGGCTCATGTCCGTGAGGACCCAGCCGTGGTCCCCCGGTTCGGCAACGGACGCCGTGGGAACGAACACAACGTTCGCCGACCCGAACGGCTTTCCCAGCATGTCCCGCAGCGCATCCCGAAGCGTCTCGTTGCGCAGTCCACTCGCCGTCAACAGAAGGTTCATCGAGCGAGCCAAGCACGGCGCACGGACGCCCGCAACGAACCAGGACCCGCGTGGCAGCTGTCCGAAGCCCTGGCGGGATCGCGCCGAGGCCCCATCTCCGGGGCGCGAGTCCGGTGCAGCATGATGAGGCTGTGGACTTCGAGCGGTACCGGGGTGAGTTGGTGGCGTTCTGCTACCGGATGCTGGGGTCGGTGCACGAGGCCGAGGATCTGGTCCAGGAGACGCTGCTGCGTGCCTGGAAGGCCCGTGACCGCTACGATCCGGCGCGCGCGTCGGTGCGGACCTGGCTGTACCGGATCGCGACCAATGTGTGCCTGACCGCGCTGGAGGGGCGCGGGCGGCGTCCGCTGCCGTCCGGGCTGGGGGTGCCGAGTGACGATCCCGAGGCGCCCTTGACGCCGGCGCTCGACGTGCCTTGGCTTCAGCCGTTCCCCGATGCGCGGTTCGATGTCGAGGTCAGGGCCGATCTGCGGCTCGCGTGGGTGGCGGCGGTGCAGGTCCTGCCGCCGCGGCAGCGGGCGGTGCTGGTGCTGCGCGAGGTGCTGGCCTTCACCGCCACCGAGGTCGCCGAGCAGTTGGGGACCACGGTCGCTGCGGTCAACAGCGCGTTGCAGCGCGCCCGTGCCGCCCTCACCGGCGTGGGCGACGCGGGTGCGGTCACCGAGCCGGACGATCCAGAGGTGCGGGCGGTCATCCAGCGGTACATGCGGGCGTTCGAGGCGGCGGATGTACCCGCGCTGGTGCGGCTGCTGGTCGACGACGCCGTGCTGGAGATGCCTCCCGTGCCGCTGTGGTACCGGGG
Above is a window of Streptomyces sp. NBC_00490 DNA encoding:
- a CDS encoding Type 1 glutamine amidotransferase-like domain-containing protein, whose product is MNLLLTASGLRNETLRDALRDMLGKPFGSANVVFVPTASVAEPGDHGWVLTDMSRLHGLGWREFDVLELNGLPRQLVLDRLLHADVIYVEGGNHYHLARSITGNGLADGLLEALESRVYVGMSAGSMIFSRNLTGHSADVIGDSADLHVLGATTVEPPFGLFDWYLKPHLYSPDFPERDDAWADRIVAGADFPIYFLDDDTAVRVRDGKVDVVSEGRWRFHP
- a CDS encoding sigma-70 family RNA polymerase sigma factor, which produces MQHDEAVDFERYRGELVAFCYRMLGSVHEAEDLVQETLLRAWKARDRYDPARASVRTWLYRIATNVCLTALEGRGRRPLPSGLGVPSDDPEAPLTPALDVPWLQPFPDARFDVEVRADLRLAWVAAVQVLPPRQRAVLVLREVLAFTATEVAEQLGTTVAAVNSALQRARAALTGVGDAGAVTEPDDPEVRAVIQRYMRAFEAADVPALVRLLVDDAVLEMPPVPLWYRGSQDYGRFLRRVFRMRGTGWGMRELTANGQPALAAYVQDSGGGYRLHTLQVFTVTDGRVAHNVVFADPRVFDAFELPREIPADGFRRER